A genome region from Triticum aestivum cultivar Chinese Spring chromosome 2B, IWGSC CS RefSeq v2.1, whole genome shotgun sequence includes the following:
- the LOC123047186 gene encoding BTB/POZ and MATH domain-containing protein 1 yields MAAYQCELSSAIVAESEDRSFVFKVRGYSRAKQLLKCGECVTSPPFTVQGHDWVLRYYPNGRLATGAAAGYMSLVLDTADGKDVTVKARNISVLDKNGLPGRYYGTMFENIMFETPVSFTSRNSYLCLMVRKAGLEHSGDIIEDSFSIRCDLTLKDIGEQFVVVPPSDMHLHFGSLLESMDGADVAFLVGGEKFSAHRLVLAARSSVFRAELLGAMKEKTDSLIEISDMEPHVFRSLLHFIYTDSLPDLEIEMASEQGEAHGGDVVMASHLLVAADRYDIERLKLICEHKLCSHIDTNMVATSLALAEQHRCHGLKVACLQFLASPSNLEAMMASDGYQHLKRSCPSALKDLIASLLPVTMKAPKDIIMEI; encoded by the coding sequence ATGGCGGCATATCAGTGCGAGCTTTCTTCAGCCATCGTGGCCGAATCCGAGGACAGGTCGTTCGTGTTCAAGGTGCGTGGATACTCAAGGGCCAAGCAGCTGCTCAAGTGCGGCGAGTGCGTCACCTCGCCCCCGTTCACCGTCCAAGGCCACGACTGGGTGCTCAGGTATTACCCCAACGGCCGCTTGGCAACAGGTGCTGCTGCAGGTTACATGTCCCTGGTTCTTGACACCGCCGACGGCAAGGATGTGACCGTCAAAGCCAGGAACATCAGCGTGCTTGACAAGAATGGCCTGCCAGGCCGCTACTACGGCACCATGTTTGAAAACATCATGTTTGAGACGCCTGTCTCCTTCACCAGCAGAAATTCGTATCTGTGCCTCATGGTCAGGAAGGCAGGCTTGGAGCACTCAGGGGACATAATAGAGGACTCTTTCAGCATCAGATGTGATCTCACTCTCAAGGATATCGGCGAGCAGTTTGTCGTGGTCCCTCCGAGCGACATGCATCTGCATTTCGGCAGCCTTCTGGAGAGCATGGATGGAGCCGACGTCGCCTTTCTTGTCGGCGGGGAGAAGTTCTCGGCTCATAGGCTCGTGCTTGCTGCCAGGTCATCCGTGTTCAGGGCAGAGCTCCTCGGCGCCATGAAGGAGAAAACCGACAGCCTCATTGAAATCAGTGACATGGAACCTCATGTGTTCAGGTCCCTGCTCCATTTCATATACACCGACTCGCTGCCTGATCTTGAGATTGAGATGGCCAGCGAGCAAGGTGAAGCACATGGAGGAGATGTGGTGATGGCTAGCCATCTACTCGTGGCAGCAGACAGGTACGACATCGAGAGGCTGAAACTGATATGCGAGCACAAGTTATGCAGCCACATTGATACCAACATGGTGGCGACAAGTCTGGCCTTGGCCGAGCAGCATAGGTGCCATGGGCTTAAGGTAGCTTGTCTACAGTTCCTTGCTTCTCCTTCCAATTTGGAGGCCATGATGGCGAGTGATGGCTATCAGCATCTCAAGAGGAGTTGCCCATCTGCCCTTAAGGACCTAATTGCTAGTCTCCTGCCGGTCACAATGAAAGCGCCCAAGGATATTATCATGGAAATTTAA